The genome window TTGATTTCAGGCGCTTGCATCGCTACGGGAGTCGCTTCGCCTGCTGCTAAGTCTAAGGGGAAGTTGTGCGCGTTCCGTTCGTGCATCACTTCAAACCCTAAGTTAGCGCGGTTTAAGACGTCTGCCCAGGTGTTGATAACGCGACCTTGGCTGTCCAGGATGGACTGGTTGAAGTTGAATCCGTTGAGGTTAAAGGCCATGGTGCTGATCCCTAAAGCAGTGAACCAGATGCCAACTACGGGCCAGGCGGCTAA of Cyanobacteria bacterium GSL.Bin1 contains these proteins:
- a CDS encoding photosystem II q(b) protein, which gives rise to QEEETYNIVAAHGYFGRLIFQYASFNNSRSLHFFLAAWPVVGIWFTALGISTMAFNLNGFNFNQSILDSQGRVINTWADVLNRANLGFEVMHERNAHNFPLDLAAGEATPVAMQAPEING